A stretch of the Planktothricoides raciborskii GIHE-MW2 genome encodes the following:
- a CDS encoding GxxExxY protein — protein MSRERANELSNIIIGAAIEVHRELGPGLLESAYRDCLEYELKQRGVYVEREVFQPVTYKGIRLDCGYRLDLFVENLVIIEIKTVESLQPIHTAQLLTYLRLKQRWLGLLINFNVPVLRNGIKRLLNG, from the coding sequence ATGAGTAGAGAAAGGGCTAATGAATTATCGAATATAATTATTGGGGCAGCCATTGAAGTCCATCGAGAATTAGGTCCTGGGTTACTAGAGTCCGCGTATCGAGACTGTTTAGAGTATGAACTAAAACAGCGAGGGGTATATGTAGAACGCGAGGTTTTCCAGCCAGTGACTTATAAAGGAATACGACTTGATTGCGGTTATCGTTTAGACTTATTTGTAGAGAACTTAGTCATTATTGAAATTAAAACCGTAGAAAGTTTACAACCTATCCATACCGCCCAACTACTCACTTATCTTAGATTAAAACAACGTTGGCTAGGTTTACTGATTAATTTCAACGTCCCTGTTCTCAGAAACGGCATCAAACGCCTACTCAACGGTTAA
- a CDS encoding helicase-related protein: MAKLEDLTPKTIIKGIIPNQNVTVINAEWHGNDVVELTYKDIQGQPHTQLLFRDSEADLEIVTAGQPWSFDGDGALFRLVSEAHRINLGHLFDPLLAVHTSLVEPLPHQIIAVYGEMLNRQPLRFLLADDPGAGKTIMAGLFIRELLIRGDLQRCLIVCPGSLAVQWQDELDQKFHLPFEILTKEKIETSRTGNPLAEIPLAIARLDQLSRSQDLQIKLKQTDWDLVVVDEAHKMSASFFGGDIRETKRYKLGKLLSTLTRHFLLMTATPHNGKEEDFQLFLALLDGDRFEGKFRDGVHACDTSDLMRRLVKEDLLKFDAKPLFPERLAHTVQYNLSDLEAHLYKQVTDYVREEFNRADNLAKKRRGTVGFALTILQRRLASSPEAIYQSIARRKERLQTRLREEELLKRGEEIDVPEDWEEYLEDLSSAEQEAAEEELVDQATAARTIAELQAEIDRLKELENLALRVRRSGRDRKWEELSRVISMIFSPQRHEEHKEEHPLWSLCLCGYAKKLVIFTEHRDTLNYLYHRITTLLGRPEAVVTIHGGMGREERKKAEEAFKQDVRVEVLIATDAAGEGINLQRAHLMVNYDLPWNPNRLEQRFGRIHRIGQTEVCHLWNLVAGETREGDVYLSLLKKLEIEQKALGGKVFDVLGKAIAGQELRELLIEAIRYGDRPDVKAKLNQVLSDRLDQNRLQDLLEERALARDSMDASKVQRIRQNMERAEARKLQPYFIATFFLEAFQHLGGTIRQREPKRYEITHVPATIRNRDRLIGRKNPILRSYERICFDKSLISIPGKPLAEFICPGHPLLDATLDLILERHRQLLRQGTILIDENNPESETFALIYLEHSIKDGRGQIISKRMQYVEIPLAGENEPQRHKEHEGRNAGYAPYLDYRPITPQEIPLCPLCLCGENTSQTIETKAKNYAIQYLVNQHRQEVYQHKKELLDKITYAVKDRLTKEINYWDWRAAELKQQEQAGKVNAKINSAKAQQRADELAARLEKRLIELEQEKQIIASPPVVVGGALVISQGRLNQLLERENISNSLDKKQIEIAAINAVINAEQKLDHQPQDISGENRGYDIESLNPQTSRLTFIEVKGRIAGATNVTITKNEIITALNQPEQYILALVKISPKTDPEIRYIAQPFQKEPDFGVNSVNYNWADLWNRGKNPL; encoded by the coding sequence ATGGCAAAACTTGAAGACCTCACCCCAAAAACCATCATCAAAGGCATTATCCCCAATCAAAATGTCACGGTGATTAATGCCGAATGGCATGGGAATGATGTAGTAGAGTTAACCTACAAAGATATCCAGGGACAACCCCATACACAATTATTATTTAGAGATAGTGAAGCGGATTTAGAAATTGTCACCGCAGGGCAACCTTGGAGTTTTGATGGGGATGGGGCATTATTTCGCCTAGTTTCTGAAGCCCACCGGATTAATTTAGGCCATCTTTTCGACCCTTTATTGGCAGTTCATACCTCTTTGGTGGAACCATTGCCCCACCAAATTATCGCTGTCTATGGGGAAATGTTGAACCGACAGCCCTTGCGGTTTTTGTTAGCCGATGACCCAGGGGCAGGGAAAACTATTATGGCCGGTTTATTTATTCGCGAGTTATTAATTCGCGGGGATTTACAGCGGTGTTTAATTGTTTGTCCGGGCAGTTTGGCCGTCCAATGGCAAGATGAGTTAGACCAGAAATTTCATCTGCCTTTTGAGATTTTAACTAAAGAGAAAATTGAAACCTCGCGGACTGGTAATCCTTTGGCGGAAATTCCCCTGGCGATCGCCCGTTTAGACCAACTCAGTCGCAGCCAAGATTTGCAGATAAAGCTGAAACAAACCGACTGGGATTTAGTCGTAGTCGATGAAGCCCATAAAATGTCCGCTTCCTTTTTTGGCGGCGATATTCGGGAAACTAAACGCTATAAATTGGGCAAACTTCTTTCTACCCTGACCCGTCACTTTCTCCTGATGACCGCTACCCCCCACAACGGCAAAGAAGAAGACTTTCAGCTATTTTTAGCCCTCTTAGACGGCGATCGCTTTGAAGGCAAATTTCGGGATGGGGTTCATGCTTGCGATACCTCCGACTTAATGCGACGTTTAGTTAAAGAAGACTTATTGAAATTTGACGCCAAACCCCTATTTCCCGAACGGTTAGCCCATACAGTTCAATATAATTTATCTGACTTAGAAGCCCATCTTTATAAACAAGTCACCGACTATGTACGAGAAGAATTTAACCGGGCAGATAATTTAGCCAAAAAACGCCGAGGGACCGTAGGTTTTGCCTTGACTATTCTGCAACGACGCCTCGCTTCTTCCCCGGAAGCGATTTATCAGTCGATCGCCCGACGGAAAGAACGCTTACAAACCCGACTCCGCGAAGAAGAATTGCTAAAACGGGGAGAAGAAATTGATGTTCCTGAAGATTGGGAAGAATACTTAGAAGACTTATCTTCCGCAGAACAAGAAGCCGCAGAAGAAGAATTAGTAGACCAAGCTACTGCCGCAAGAACGATCGCTGAATTACAAGCGGAAATCGATCGCCTCAAAGAATTGGAAAACTTAGCCCTGCGGGTTAGAAGGAGTGGTCGCGATCGCAAATGGGAGGAATTATCGCGGGTGATTTCGATGATTTTCTCACCACAAAGACACGAAGAACACAAAGAAGAACACCCTTTGTGGTCTTTGTGTCTTTGTGGTTATGCTAAAAAGTTGGTGATTTTTACCGAACACCGAGATACTTTAAATTATCTTTATCATCGGATTACTACTTTACTCGGTCGTCCCGAAGCGGTGGTGACAATTCATGGGGGAATGGGTCGAGAAGAACGGAAGAAAGCTGAGGAAGCTTTTAAGCAGGATGTTAGGGTTGAGGTGTTAATTGCTACGGACGCTGCGGGGGAAGGGATTAATTTACAGCGGGCACATTTGATGGTGAATTATGATTTGCCCTGGAACCCCAATCGGTTAGAACAGCGGTTTGGGCGAATTCACCGCATTGGGCAAACCGAGGTTTGTCATTTATGGAATTTGGTCGCAGGGGAAACTCGCGAAGGTGATGTTTATCTTTCTCTATTGAAAAAGTTAGAAATAGAACAAAAAGCCCTAGGGGGAAAAGTCTTTGATGTCCTCGGTAAGGCGATCGCCGGTCAGGAGTTGCGGGAATTGTTAATTGAGGCTATTCGCTATGGCGATCGCCCCGACGTGAAAGCCAAACTCAATCAGGTACTCAGCGATCGCCTAGATCAGAACCGCCTCCAAGACTTATTAGAAGAACGGGCCTTAGCCCGAGACTCAATGGATGCCAGCAAAGTCCAACGCATTCGGCAGAACATGGAACGGGCCGAAGCCCGCAAACTCCAACCTTATTTTATCGCCACCTTCTTCTTAGAAGCCTTTCAACACCTGGGGGGAACTATTCGCCAACGGGAACCAAAACGCTATGAAATCACCCATGTCCCCGCTACTATCCGCAACCGCGATCGCCTAATTGGGCGAAAAAATCCCATCTTGCGGTCCTACGAACGCATTTGCTTTGACAAATCACTCATCAGCATTCCGGGCAAACCCCTCGCGGAATTCATCTGCCCCGGACACCCACTATTAGACGCCACCCTAGACCTAATCCTAGAAAGACACCGCCAACTCCTCCGCCAAGGAACTATTTTAATCGATGAAAACAACCCAGAATCAGAAACTTTCGCCTTAATTTATCTCGAACATTCCATCAAAGACGGACGGGGACAAATCATCTCCAAACGGATGCAATATGTAGAAATTCCCTTAGCAGGGGAAAATGAACCACAAAGACACAAAGAACACGAAGGCAGAAACGCCGGATATGCCCCTTACTTAGACTATCGACCCATCACCCCACAAGAAATTCCTTTGTGTCCTTTGTGTCTTTGTGGTGAAAATACATCCCAAACCATTGAAACCAAAGCCAAAAACTATGCCATTCAATACTTAGTCAACCAACATCGCCAGGAAGTATATCAACATAAAAAAGAATTGCTGGATAAAATAACTTATGCCGTCAAAGACCGGCTGACCAAAGAAATCAACTATTGGGACTGGCGGGCAGCGGAACTCAAGCAACAGGAACAAGCGGGAAAAGTTAACGCTAAAATAAACTCGGCTAAAGCCCAGCAACGGGCTGATGAATTAGCTGCCAGACTGGAAAAACGCCTAATAGAATTAGAACAAGAAAAGCAAATCATCGCCAGCCCGCCGGTAGTAGTCGGGGGGGCATTAGTAATTTCCCAGGGACGATTAAACCAACTTCTTGAAAGAGAAAATATCAGCAATAGCCTAGACAAAAAACAAATAGAAATAGCCGCCATAAACGCAGTAATTAACGCCGAACAAAAACTAGACCATCAACCCCAAGACATTAGCGGGGAAAACCGGGGCTATGACATCGAATCCTTAAATCCCCAAACTAGCAGACTAACATTCATCGAAGTCAAAGGCAGAATAGCCGGGGCTACCAATGTCACCATCACCAAAAACGAAATCATCACCGCCTTAAACCAACCGGAACAATATATCCTAGCCCTAGTAAAAATATCCCCAAAAACCGATCCAGAAATCCGCTATATTGCCCAACCATTTCAAAAAGAACCGGACTTTGGGGTTAATAGCGTAAACTATAATTGGGCAGACTTATGGAACCGAGGAAAAAACCCTTTGTGA
- a CDS encoding TerC family protein, producing MVEQFIDLSPNFGIDTFFLLLILVGLEAVLSADNAIALASIAQGLTDPKLQRQALNFGLIAAFALRMLLILTATWVIQFWQFELIGALYLLWLVWQYFASEQEKDEDGTTHHKHSFTALWQVIPLIAMTDLAFSLDSVTTAIAVADQTWLILAGGAIGIIALRFLAGLFIRWLDEFTHLEDAGYISVGLVGLRLLLRVVNHDWAPPQWLMVSAIALIFIWGFSERTKDHSPKIQEKPDANP from the coding sequence ATGGTAGAGCAGTTTATTGACCTCTCGCCCAATTTTGGGATTGATACATTTTTCCTCCTGCTAATTTTAGTGGGACTGGAAGCGGTGTTGTCTGCGGACAATGCGATCGCTCTGGCATCAATTGCCCAAGGCTTGACCGATCCGAAGTTACAACGTCAAGCCCTTAACTTTGGGTTGATTGCCGCGTTTGCCTTGCGGATGTTGCTGATTTTAACCGCCACCTGGGTGATTCAATTTTGGCAATTTGAACTTATTGGCGCATTGTATTTGTTGTGGTTGGTGTGGCAATACTTTGCATCTGAACAAGAAAAAGATGAAGATGGCACCACTCACCATAAGCATAGCTTTACCGCTTTGTGGCAGGTGATTCCCCTGATTGCCATGACCGATTTGGCTTTCTCCCTCGATAGTGTGACGACGGCGATCGCGGTAGCTGACCAAACTTGGTTAATTCTCGCTGGGGGTGCCATTGGCATCATTGCCTTGCGGTTTTTGGCCGGATTATTTATTCGTTGGCTCGATGAATTTACTCACCTAGAGGATGCTGGTTATATCAGCGTTGGGTTGGTAGGCTTACGGCTGTTGTTGAGAGTAGTCAACCATGACTGGGCACCGCCCCAGTGGTTGATGGTTTCGGCGATCGCTTTAATCTTTATCTGGGGATTCTCGGAACGCACAAAAGATCACAGCCCAAAAATTCAAGAAAAACCAGACGCCAATCCGTAA
- the hisG gene encoding ATP phosphoribosyltransferase: protein MLTVALPKGSLLRDSIRMLKSVGLDFSAFLDSGNRQLMITDPTGTAKALLVRTHDVPVYVEYGQAQLGIVGYDVLREKSPKVAHLIDLGFGTCRLSVAVKESSPYRRSLELPANSRVASKFVHCAREYFHRLDLPVEIIPLYGSVELGPITGMSEAIVDLVSTGRTLQENGLIEIEVLFQSSARLIAHPLSYRINTGGMNDLVTKLREMTLAAV, encoded by the coding sequence ATGCTTACCGTTGCACTTCCTAAAGGTTCTCTGTTACGCGATAGCATTCGGATGCTCAAATCAGTGGGTTTAGATTTTAGTGCTTTTCTCGACTCCGGCAACCGGCAACTAATGATTACCGATCCCACCGGAACCGCGAAAGCTTTGCTAGTTCGTACCCATGATGTACCCGTCTATGTAGAATATGGCCAAGCCCAATTAGGAATTGTCGGCTATGATGTGCTGCGAGAGAAAAGCCCCAAAGTGGCGCATTTGATCGATTTGGGATTTGGCACTTGTCGTCTATCCGTCGCCGTGAAAGAATCCAGCCCTTATCGCCGGTCTTTAGAACTGCCAGCGAATAGTCGGGTGGCTTCTAAGTTTGTTCACTGTGCGCGGGAATATTTTCACCGTCTCGATTTGCCCGTGGAGATTATCCCTTTGTATGGTTCAGTGGAACTCGGCCCGATTACTGGAATGTCAGAGGCGATCGTGGATTTGGTGTCTACGGGGCGGACGTTACAAGAAAATGGATTAATTGAAATCGAGGTATTGTTTCAAAGTAGCGCCAGATTGATTGCCCATCCTCTGAGTTATCGGATTAATACTGGAGGGATGAATGATTTAGTTACCAAATTACGGGAGATGACCTTAGCAGCAGTATAA
- the ndk gene encoding nucleoside-diphosphate kinase: protein MERTFIAIKPDGVQRGLVGEIIRRFESKGFTLVGLKLMQVSKELAEQHYGVHREKPFFPGLVQFITSGPLVAMVWEGNGVVASARKLIGATNPLYSEPGTIRGDFGVDVGRNIIHGSDAVETAKTEIKLWFKDEELVNWTPANTPWLYE from the coding sequence TTGGAACGGACATTTATCGCAATTAAACCCGATGGCGTCCAACGGGGACTCGTTGGCGAAATTATTCGTCGCTTTGAATCCAAAGGCTTTACTTTAGTCGGGTTGAAACTGATGCAAGTCAGCAAAGAATTAGCTGAACAACATTATGGGGTGCATCGGGAAAAACCATTTTTCCCTGGGTTAGTGCAATTTATTACCTCTGGCCCTCTGGTGGCGATGGTTTGGGAAGGAAACGGGGTGGTAGCCTCAGCCCGGAAATTGATTGGGGCAACCAATCCTTTGTATAGCGAACCGGGAACGATTCGGGGTGATTTTGGTGTGGATGTGGGACGGAACATTATCCACGGTTCTGATGCAGTAGAAACTGCTAAAACCGAAATTAAGCTTTGGTTTAAAGATGAAGAACTGGTGAATTGGACTCCAGCGAACACTCCTTGGTTGTATGAGTAA
- a CDS encoding tetratricopeptide repeat protein — MKAPDKLNRQAQKNQCSSLMRMPLPPTASHRRSPSMNQAVQESGEKLPKEFTVQMLRQQAAHHAKRGNYPQAISLLTQVINSSLSGRTPMDYNNRGLMYFHCGQLEEAIADYNRALELNPNLAAAYNNRANCYVNQGELVYALVDYDRALDLNPFHLRALINQGVTFRHLGMYREALDNFDIALAQGKLEAYIYAQRGRTHHLAGDWNWAIADYLRSLRYLNQEKNALGSLNSGIGKFVNTWLKAIIAPLTA; from the coding sequence ATGAAAGCTCCTGATAAACTCAATCGCCAAGCTCAGAAAAACCAATGCTCTTCTTTAATGAGAATGCCGCTGCCACCAACGGCATCCCACCGGAGAAGTCCGAGCATGAATCAAGCAGTGCAAGAATCTGGTGAAAAATTACCCAAAGAATTTACGGTGCAGATGTTACGCCAACAAGCGGCGCATCACGCCAAACGGGGAAATTACCCGCAAGCGATTTCTCTGCTGACACAAGTAATTAACTCTAGTTTGAGTGGGCGAACTCCGATGGACTATAACAATCGTGGGTTGATGTATTTCCACTGTGGTCAGCTTGAAGAGGCGATCGCTGACTACAACCGCGCTTTAGAACTGAATCCTAATTTAGCCGCTGCTTACAATAATCGGGCTAACTGCTATGTCAACCAAGGGGAGTTGGTTTATGCCCTTGTGGACTACGATCGCGCCCTTGACCTCAACCCATTTCATCTTCGGGCTTTGATTAATCAAGGAGTGACATTCCGTCATTTGGGAATGTATCGGGAAGCCCTGGATAATTTTGACATTGCCTTAGCCCAAGGCAAGCTAGAAGCCTATATTTATGCTCAACGGGGTCGGACCCATCACCTAGCCGGGGATTGGAATTGGGCGATCGCCGACTACCTGCGATCGCTCCGATACCTCAACCAAGAAAAAAATGCCCTTGGGTCGCTAAATTCGGGGATTGGCAAATTCGTCAACACCTGGCTTAAAGCAATTATTGCCCCGCTGACTGCTTAA
- a CDS encoding DUF1868 domain-containing protein yields MDDTYQVYLNRVVRQTLPEKYLSALQHIQESPKFKPDEAGNRKPVPFPGYSVITPPWKDDLKNAEFYQQIHECQTQLLAQIPGNWLVALPPDSFHLTLADLIWDDTYLQVICTPDLERQLRDRIADSFQQSSHLTKGDPIAWQVIGIMVSNRSIGVLLVPVDEHSYSQTVQLRRAIYQNQGLIALGIEQQYHFTAHITVAYFGKIPEDLERDRLSSIFTELNHQLMDNPQKLLVERAELRKFENMTEYRREQDWPFFQF; encoded by the coding sequence TTGGACGATACATATCAGGTCTATCTCAATCGCGTAGTGCGACAGACCCTCCCCGAAAAATATCTGTCTGCCCTGCAACATATTCAAGAGTCTCCGAAGTTCAAGCCGGATGAAGCGGGAAACAGGAAACCTGTACCATTCCCCGGATATTCGGTAATTACTCCTCCGTGGAAAGATGACTTAAAGAATGCTGAATTTTATCAGCAGATCCATGAATGCCAAACGCAGTTATTGGCGCAAATTCCCGGAAATTGGCTGGTGGCATTGCCCCCAGATAGTTTTCATTTAACCCTAGCGGATTTAATCTGGGATGATACTTATCTTCAGGTGATTTGTACCCCGGATCTGGAAAGGCAACTACGCGATCGCATTGCTGACAGCTTTCAACAATCTAGTCACTTAACCAAAGGAGACCCGATTGCTTGGCAAGTGATAGGGATCATGGTATCCAACCGCTCAATTGGCGTTTTATTAGTGCCGGTGGATGAGCATTCTTATAGTCAGACTGTGCAATTACGCCGTGCTATCTATCAAAATCAAGGACTAATTGCCTTGGGAATTGAGCAACAATATCATTTTACGGCTCACATTACTGTCGCCTACTTTGGCAAAATTCCTGAAGATTTAGAGCGCGATCGCCTAAGTTCCATTTTCACTGAATTAAACCATCAATTGATGGATAATCCGCAGAAATTATTAGTAGAACGAGCGGAATTGCGTAAATTTGAAAACATGACTGAGTATAGACGCGAACAAGACTGGCCATTTTTTCAATTTTAA
- a CDS encoding pentapeptide repeat-containing protein codes for MNFCGANLSGANSSQANLSSANLSGANLENANLEGANLKEANLTGAKLNGAKLKGATMPDGSTKE; via the coding sequence ATGAATTTTTGTGGCGCTAATTTATCCGGCGCTAATTCGAGTCAAGCTAATTTGAGTTCAGCCAATTTGAGTGGGGCAAATTTGGAAAATGCTAACTTAGAAGGAGCGAATCTGAAAGAAGCTAATTTAACGGGGGCTAAGTTGAATGGTGCTAAGTTAAAAGGTGCCACCATGCCCGATGGCAGCACTAAGGAATAA
- the holA gene encoding DNA polymerase III subunit delta — protein MPIYLYWGEDDFAMGKAVAALRDRVLDPAWAAFNYEKISPDTPDGVIQGLNQSMTPPFGSGSRLVWLVDTTICHHCSGDMLAELERTVTAIPESTVLLLTTPSKPDGRIKSTKLLQKYAQIQEFSPIPPWQQDQLEKAVVKVAQEMGLKLTDASVQLLAESVGNETRLLYSEVEKLQLYAGERRDRPLKDEIVGTLVTSSAANSLKLASAILQGDTSRALTLISDLIGRNEPALKIVATLTGQFRTWLWVKVMISAGERDEKAIAQAAEIGNPKRIYFLRQEVKAITQGQLQKTLSILLDLEVSLKRGAEELSTLQTKAIELCQACRP, from the coding sequence GTGCCAATTTACTTGTATTGGGGTGAGGATGATTTTGCGATGGGCAAAGCTGTGGCCGCTTTGCGCGATCGCGTCTTGGATCCTGCTTGGGCGGCTTTTAACTATGAAAAAATTTCCCCAGATACCCCCGATGGGGTGATTCAAGGCTTGAATCAGTCCATGACCCCCCCTTTTGGCAGCGGCAGTCGTTTGGTTTGGTTGGTCGATACCACCATTTGTCACCATTGTTCCGGGGATATGTTAGCAGAGTTGGAACGCACTGTCACGGCGATTCCCGAGTCAACGGTGTTACTGTTGACTACGCCGAGTAAACCGGATGGCCGGATTAAATCTACTAAATTATTACAAAAATATGCTCAAATTCAAGAGTTTTCGCCGATTCCCCCGTGGCAACAAGATCAGCTAGAGAAAGCTGTGGTAAAAGTGGCTCAAGAAATGGGGCTGAAGCTGACCGATGCCAGCGTGCAACTTTTAGCCGAAAGCGTCGGCAATGAGACGCGATTGCTCTATAGTGAAGTTGAGAAATTACAACTGTATGCCGGAGAAAGGCGCGATCGCCCTCTCAAAGATGAAATTGTCGGCACATTGGTCACATCCAGCGCTGCCAATAGCTTAAAATTGGCGAGCGCCATTCTCCAAGGAGATACTTCTCGCGCTTTAACATTGATCTCTGACTTGATCGGTCGCAACGAACCGGCTTTAAAAATCGTCGCTACTCTCACAGGTCAGTTTAGAACCTGGTTATGGGTGAAGGTGATGATTTCCGCAGGGGAACGAGATGAGAAGGCGATCGCCCAAGCAGCAGAAATTGGCAATCCCAAGCGGATTTACTTCCTGCGTCAGGAAGTCAAAGCAATCACCCAAGGACAATTGCAAAAGACCTTGAGCATTTTGCTAGACCTAGAAGTAAGCTTAAAACGTGGGGCTGAGGAACTATCCACTTTGCAAACCAAAGCGATCGAACTTTGCCAAGCCTGTCGCCCTTGA
- the psaM gene encoding photosystem I reaction center subunit XII, whose translation MLSDTQVYVALVLALIPGILAYRLALELYK comes from the coding sequence ATGCTATCGGATACCCAAGTTTATGTAGCTCTCGTACTAGCCTTGATTCCTGGAATTTTGGCCTATCGCTTGGCTTTGGAATTGTATAAGTAA
- the rppA gene encoding two-component system response regulator RppA, with translation MRILLVDDEVELIDPLSRVLTREGYQVDVAYDGATGTQLASTGGYDLLILDWMLPHRSGLEICQQLRRNGDLTPVLFLTAKDTLDDRVQGLDAGADDYLVKPFELRELLARVRARVRRSPSQESSIVSPPNESHPRRLRVEDLELDCDNQIAYRGKRAIALSEKESQLLEYLMTNPNQLLTHEAIHQHLWGSTTKPSSNVLAAQIRLLRRKIETNDEASLIHTVYGKGYRFGLSTATNA, from the coding sequence ATGCGAATTCTTTTGGTTGATGATGAAGTGGAATTAATTGACCCCCTGAGTCGCGTTCTGACACGGGAAGGATATCAGGTGGATGTGGCTTATGATGGGGCGACGGGCACGCAGTTGGCGTCAACGGGGGGCTATGATTTGTTGATTCTGGATTGGATGTTGCCCCATCGGTCTGGGTTGGAAATTTGCCAGCAACTGCGACGCAATGGAGATTTGACGCCGGTATTATTTCTGACCGCTAAAGATACTTTGGACGACCGGGTGCAAGGACTGGATGCGGGGGCTGATGATTATTTGGTCAAACCGTTTGAGTTACGGGAATTGTTAGCGAGGGTACGGGCACGAGTCAGGCGATCGCCCAGTCAAGAGTCTAGCATTGTTTCCCCTCCGAATGAAAGTCACCCTCGCCGGTTGCGGGTGGAAGATTTAGAACTAGATTGTGACAATCAGATTGCTTATCGGGGAAAACGGGCGATCGCGCTTTCAGAAAAAGAAAGCCAACTACTAGAATATTTAATGACCAACCCCAATCAATTACTCACCCACGAAGCTATCCATCAACATTTGTGGGGCAGCACCACCAAACCTAGCAGTAATGTATTAGCTGCCCAAATTCGATTACTCCGTCGCAAAATTGAAACCAATGATGAAGCTTCATTAATTCATACGGTTTATGGCAAGGGATATCGCTTTGGTTTATCCACGGCGACCAACGCTTAA
- a CDS encoding DUF4168 domain-containing protein, with protein MLTSNFSPLTSKWLSRSLLAAILSTMSCFTGLTPSISLKSAAILDFNSAALAQQSAPSLSAAEITNYARSLLAIEPLRQEYYNQIKQRFTGREEMPQIICSDQDSVNRLPREIRESAIDYCQKSIAIVENNSLTIQRFNQITNLLTQDTRILERITAELLRLQTPNLFQ; from the coding sequence ATGTTAACTTCTAACTTTTCCCCATTGACTTCTAAATGGTTATCTAGATCGCTCCTGGCGGCGATATTGTCCACCATGAGTTGTTTCACTGGTCTAACTCCCAGTATTTCCCTCAAATCTGCGGCTATTTTAGACTTTAATTCGGCGGCTTTGGCACAACAATCGGCTCCAAGTTTGTCCGCAGCGGAAATTACGAATTATGCGCGATCGCTTTTGGCCATTGAACCATTGCGGCAAGAATATTATAATCAGATTAAACAGCGGTTCACAGGTAGGGAAGAAATGCCCCAGATTATTTGCAGCGATCAAGATAGTGTGAATAGGCTGCCAAGAGAAATTCGCGAATCGGCGATCGACTACTGCCAAAAATCGATTGCAATTGTAGAAAACAATAGCTTAACCATTCAGCGATTTAACCAGATTACTAATTTATTAACCCAGGACACGAGAATCCTAGAGCGAATTACTGCGGAATTGCTGCGTTTACAAACCCCGAATTTGTTTCAGTAA